In the genome of Primulina eburnea isolate SZY01 chromosome 13, ASM2296580v1, whole genome shotgun sequence, the window ataaattttgataacTAGTTATCATGTTCAATATTTGTGCATAGGTTCCTGCTGTCATCTACATTAGCAGCTTCCTCGTATCAGTCCTCCTACAGGTCTATTGGAACTAAATTATGTCGGAAAATTTTATTTGCTTTATTTATCTTTTGAAAGTTTATCATCTTGTATTGATATCGACTCGAGGACGGATCTAAATTATGCCCATCCTGGTCTATAGCCCAATCcattttttcttaaatatataGCGAAATGAGGCCAatacaattatttttttaaaaaatataatcagATTTAAAGTGTGGTTAACTTCTATGTACCCAGGAAGTCGGCTGGCACCCATTGCAAAAAAAATTggccatttttttttaaaaatagtttcGTTGAATGATGTGTGAAGCTGTTAaccaaaataaattattaatgttTTTATTAGTGTATAAACTGTATTACACATATATTAATTTGTAAGGAATTTATAAATGTAATATGCACTTCTAGCAAATTAATATCTAtctattttatcattttttatttaataaaatttaattttgaaagtacATTTAAATGTAATATTTACCAATGTCATTTTGATAAATATtctcatattaatattttatattcgaTTTATTACATTAAGTTCAAACTCAACTTTAAGTCACAAATTCATTGAATATATAATGTAATCacaaatttattgaatatataATGTAACGAGTTTTTCTgttgtatatataatattagattaAGTTGAACACACCCCAACTTAAATTTCTAGATCCGTGCCAGTGTTGACTTATGCTCATTACACAGGAGATCACCTGGACAGGTCAACGTTCGAAGGCGCTATATTCTGTCGGAGGGCTTCTTTGGATAGTTTCTGGTGCAGGGATCCTCTTTCTTCCAAGTAGCATGAATGCTTTTATGTATATTTTATCCATAGTGATTGGAGTTGCAAATGCTTTGATCATGGTATGGAAATTTCCCTCTAACTTTTCTCATTTGGATCAGAGaacaattttttattcttttgaaaGTTGTCATTCTGGATTTTCTTTTAGAACGCTTCTAGGGAAATTACCTCACTtgaatacatttattttttactCATATTTCCTCCTAGTATGCATGACTTAGTTGAAGCTTGATTTATATGAAAGAGAGATGCACTACGATCAGGTATACCGTATATTGGTAATTCGATTCCATATTCAGCGAAAGTAACGGCTTCAAAATGGAATATAAAATAGATAACAAACCTTGGGCGAAATTTGAGAACTAGATTTGACCACGACTCACCTAAAAGCGATGAGAAGGagctgtctttttttttttggtgctcTCGATTTCTGTTGTACTGCTCCGATGAATATTTATAGCATTCTTGGATTTTCACATTTCTGAACAGATTATTTTCGGCATAATAGGTTTCTGGGGTGAGCATGCAGAGTTTTCTAGTTGGCAGAGATCTCAATGGTTGCGCCTTCGTCTATGGATCTTTGAGCTTTATGGACAAAATATCATGTGGACTGgcattatgtattcttgagtcTTGTCAAAGTAAGCTTATGACGATATTTTCCTTCAACTCTCCCTTGACTTTGGTTGATAGTTTCTGTTGGTAAAACTTCAAATTCCCCtactgttttttttttgggtatgttattttatatttttccaaattttccgTAATCTGATTATCCTTACGCTGGCTTCCTATTTCTTAGTCTCATCACCTTTCCCCTGATCTAACCAACATAATTTGCTGGTCGAATGGCATTTCCCGGTCATGTCTCTCTCAGCCCATCTTCTCTCGGTAATATTCTGTCATTTTCTTGCAGGCTCTACTCCAGGAGTGAGTAACTATCATAACCCGAGTCTCCATTTCTCTATCGCGAGATACGGACTAGGCCTCGTTCCTGCAATTTGTTCCCTTGTAGGGGTGTCGGTGACACTATGTATGAAACTCCCGGATCCCTCTTTTACGCCCTTGTCGGATACGCTGCTGGCATAAGATAAGAACAAACATAAAACACTATCTGCAGTTCTTGACAGTGGCGAAACGATCTAAACATCTAGTTTTTAGTTCACGGGTAGATGTTGAAGGTCGCTCCAGATTCTAAACCAAGATCTGCAAACCTTATTTGACTTTCCAGCGGAAATTAGTTCCATTAAACAAATGCAATCGGTCGGGTTTAGTTTGTTTACTTACATATACAAACTCTGCAGATTAAGATATTGATTTTTACATGTTTAAGACCTATCTAGATTTTTGTTACAATCTTCTATTATGCATATGTGCGCGCGCAAGCACATTATATGACGCATGTTTGTTCCAAATTATGAGCATCTTCGAGCACTTTCTTTAACACTAGTTACTCGATTTGCACATGTGGGTGTGTgtacagttttttttttataatcatCGAGAAgattaaagtgaaatttgacaaaggcaaaaatttgtgtgagacggtctcacgggtcgtatttgtgagacggatctcttatttgaattacctatgaaaaaacattattttttatggGTAAGGTTGACCTATTTCACagaatatgatccgtgagatggtctcacatgatacCCACTCTTTGACGAATTATCAAAAGACTAAAGTATCATCTGAattattgaaattaaaaaatagaaaaagtgTTTGttgaacttaaaaaaaaatgtaatattgGTATTAAGATTAGAAGAAAAGTGGATGTCTATTTTATCTTTATTAGAcacaatttttatatatatatatagtatagataataatatttgaagctttattttcattttctcaACATTTTATTCAAACTTTAgggtttttttaataatattatattttatatgtgatatttgaatataatttgatttttttattcaaactttagggtatgtttatttaataaaaataaaaaaaggaaTGCAATAAACTATTTTTGTATgaatcaatcaatcaatcaatttgtaataaataaataaacacgtTACAGTTACACTTGCTCTTGTGGTGGCTAATTGTAGGAAAAAGCaattttaaatacaaaaatCAATAATAgccatataaatatttttaatattataatattaatatatatggAATCTAAaatgacatgaaataaaagcAGATCGACAGATTTGGCTCCTCCATCTCCCTCGGTTCCACCATCTTCTCTCAGCCGAGTTCTCTCTCTTTCTCATCCCCCGTAATCACAGCACACAATTCCCCACACCGATCCTCCGAACGTTAATCAGACCCTGAATCTTGGCCTAGGGTTAAGAAATTTCTTCCTCGGTTGCCGTTTTTCGATTAAGAATATTGGAACGTAGAGCAAGATGAGCCCGGATCTGGCAGCTGCGAGCACTCATGGAAATCTGGACGAACAGATTGCTCAGCTTATGCAGTGCAAGCCTTTGTCTGAGCCCGAGGTTTGCTTTTATACCTTTTCATTTGTTAAATTTTCTATTTTGTTTTCATCTTCGTCTTTTACAGATCTGCTGCGTGTTGTAGACATGGATATGTTGAGAGGTGGAGGATTTTTGGCTCTTTGTTCTGCACGTTTTGTTGTTGGAATATATTATTCGATTTTCAGATTTTGGATTTCGATTGTTTCATGAAGGTTCTTCTTTTGTAAtgtaaagtttttttttatatgtgaaGTGAGAGAGGTCCATAAACATTCGATTAATTTTCAATCTTTTGTAAAGAGGTTTCTCGATGAGACATTGGGATTTTCTGGGAATGACTGAAGGATGCATTGGATTCTTATTCTAAAGTTATATTTACCTGAGAAACAATGAAAAATCTTTCAAATTTGGATTTTGTTTTGGTTATCTGTGGCAATTGGAGATGGTTCCTTAACATAATTTATGCCAGAAAATTCAGATGGATTCTGAAAGTGAAATAGGTGTGGAGTCACTTAACAGCTGTAGAatgaaacaatttttttatttttctgtcATTAAATTTATTTGTAATATTGCCAATTATTGGTTTTTTCCCCGCACATGTGCCCAAGATGGGTATGAATTGCCGTTGTTCAGTAACTTCTGCATTGGAGTGATACACAGGAAGTTAGAAATTTTTTGCAACTATGTTTGGCCTTCCATGCATTCCTCTAAGTGGTCGATTTTTAGAAATTGACCTGTTGCTTCTAGTGTGATTTAAACATAAAGGAATAGCAGTGGCTTTATGCTTGATTTAGCTAATGAGTAGACCATGTAGTTTGATATCTTCTTTTATCGATTCTCAAATTGTTGTTCCCATAATATACATTCATCGCATGAAACAGGGTGCAGAATATGAGGGTACCTCATTTTTTAATTTCAGGTTAGGACCTTATGTGAGAAGGCAAAAGAGATACTAATGTCGGAAAGCAACGTCCAGGCATTGCAACTTTTCCCATTACTATCTATATTAGTTTTGGTTATAAAGTTTTGGCTCTTTCTGATGTTTTCTGAGTTAATCATGTTGTTTGATCGAGCATTTCTGTGGTGTTTCATCGTACAATCCTAATTAACACACGTATGGACACTCACTCGAGTTTCAGCGACTCATTTGACTTGTCAGTGGATACTGTGTTGATTTATTTGTTTCTCTATGCAGCCTGTTAAAAGCCCTGTGACAATTTGTGGTGATATTCATGGACAATTTCATGATCTTGCTGAACTTTTCCGAATTGGGGGGAAGGTATTGTAGTTTATGACACTGACATTTTCCATAGTTATTAAAGGCGAGCGCCTGGCTGCGCCTAGGCGACAGGCGCAGCCAGGCGCACCTGTTGCGCCTGGGTTATGACCCAGGCGCAAGCCATTAAACAGGCGCGCGCCTGAGGTGCGCCTCGGCCCAGGCGCACCGCTGCAGAAAGGCGCGCGCCTCTACGCTTTAGTATCATAAGATGCGCTTACCTATGTATAACTCAAGCCCAATAACAAATAAAAGCCCtttttaatgttttaaaaaGCCCTACAATCTGATGTGCGTTCTTTTTCTCACCATTCCTTGAAATTATTTCTGGAGTTGCGCAGCAGTGGCCTCTCTATGTCTGAACTCGGAAACTCTCTACGTCTGTATCCTTCACGTAATTCTGCTCTTTTTGTGccttattaaaaatattttttgctcCCTAATGCTAATCCATGACTAgcgttatgatttagatttttgaAGTTTTTTGGTTAATATATTATGTTGCACTTGTGACTTACTAATGATTTTTAGATGATTggagtttgtttgttttttctttACTATTAATGCTACATTATCTGctaatgaatttttatttacattatttttttatatttgtcaaagtatttaatttaaatcgtataaaatattttatatatgttgaATTTTATAATTTGTGTCAACTGCGCTTTACTTCAATAAAGCGTGCGCTTCGCCTCGCGCCTCGGGCCCCAAGACACCCTTGCGCTTTAGTGCGCCTTGCGCCCCAAATAACTATGACATTTTCTTTATCCTTTTGTCTTGAGCTGGTTGACTTGATCTTTGAAAGAAATATCAAATTATCGAGTGCAACTTGGAGATATCTTGTACATGATAACAAGTTgaattgaaaagaaaaaaaaagtttgTCACCCTGGGGGCTTGGAATAGTATattgattttctttttaaaagaaagatATATTCATTGGTATTCTGTTTATATCTGTATCTATAGATGTTTTTCTTACAGCTGTCTTTTTATAGGTGCATTTTTAGTATCTAATAGGCTTTAATCTACTCGTTGACAGTGCCCGGACACAAATTATCTGTTTATGGGAGATTATGTTGATCGGGGCTACTATTCTGTTGAAACTGTGACTGTAAGTACTAGCTAAATGACTATATATTATAAACATACAATATTGGTTACCGAGTTTTCCTTCCATTTTGTTTTGGACAGAAGTATCGAAACGTGAAAGGCATTTGTCTTCTTGTTTCCTGCAGCTTTTAGTAGCACTGAAAGTGCGCTATCCACAACGGATCACAATTCTCAGAGGAAATCATGAAAGTAGACAGGTGTTAATTTACATTACTAATTCATgatattctttctttattttatttgaatggtGGTGTTGTGTATGACCTGTTTCTGATTAATTGAAATCAACTTAACATTCCTCTTAGCTTTGCTTATAATAAAAACTGAGACAATTCATTGCAGGATTGCTATTTTGTGTGGGGATAAATGTGGGGTGGTATTGCTACTTTACCATCCTCTCCTTATTTTTTCTGTTACTTCTACTGTTCAGATACATCCGGACTTTGTGACATGTATGCTAAATAATTTAGTTGAAAACCTTTTGTATTTAAGTTGACGGTGTTTTTTGCCCCAAGTCTTGGTATATTGAATCTAATTGGCATCTTGATGTGTTTTTTATACTATTAAACTTTTTTGCTTTGAATGATAGATTAAACAATTATGTTGCAGATAACTCAAGTCTATGGGTTTTATGATGAATGCCTGCGAAAGTGAGTTCATTCTTTGCTTCATGCTATGTCTGAGGTTTTGTATCTCGTACTACAGTACTCGTGTTTAATAGTCTAACGATTTGGGGAAAATGTTTGCACTTAGGATTAAGATGGTCCGGTTGTCACAGTAATATCCTTTTGCATGCATGCTCACAGCTGAAATTTAACGTTACATGGTGTTCAGTGAGTTGTTTTGAGTAGTTGAAAGACCCTTTAATTTTATTGTATAAAAAAACAGTTGTAGATGCAATTGTTTTTAAATTTGtcatttattaatattttcaccAGATTGTGCTTTCTTAGGTAACTGAAGCAGGTGCCAGGTTATGATGGAGCACAAATAGAGATTTCTAAGTTTAAAGATTTGCTGGCATTAGTTTGTGTGTATTTATTATGGTGTCACATGCCTACATGTTCATTTGAATGCTTTGAATAGGTTTAAGAAAATCTTGGTAAAGCTTTAAGATGAATAAGATTAAGCAATGGGGGATTGAGAAATAACACAATAGGGCTAACTGATAAAGCTCTTGAATGAGTGAGTGCCTCAGAACGTGCTGCGATCCCTTCCAGCAGCATATCGAGTTCCATGAGAACGTTACAAACTTGACCCGTCTGTTTGACAAGGTTTCATCTCATTTGGAATCTAGTTTATGGATTATGGAAATGAAGAAAAAAGTATCTAAATGACAAATTGTTTTATCATGCATACCTGTTTTTCATATTATTTTCCTCATTTTTCATCCCATATCTATGCAAAATATTGATATTTTCATTTGGGTTATAGATATGGGAATGCTAACGTATGGAAGACATTcacggatttgtttgattatttcCCTTTGACTGCCTTGGTGAGTAACTTTACTTCTCTTTTCGCGCCTTTTATTTTTCTGACCTGTTTATTGTGATATGTGTGAAAAGCTAGCCCTGAGTCCTGCAGTTGTTTTCTCCTTGTTTGGGATACACCTGAGTGAATGAAAGTGAACAAAATTGTAGTTATTGTGTGCGGCTAGTTGGTTTTTAGGCCCTTGTTATGTATGCTTCTTTTTTTTTGGTTGTATCAAGGTGTGGGCATTCAAATCAATTTGTAATCTTTGCATAGGTTGAATCAGAAATATTTTGTCTGCATGGTGGATTATCTCCCTCTATCGAAACCCTTGATAATATAAGAAACTTTGATCGTGTTCAAGAAGTACCACATGAAGGTCCAATGTGTGATCTGTTGTGGTCTGATCCTGATGATCGTTGTGGTTGGGGCATCTCCCCTCGTGGTGCTGGATACACTTTTGGACAGGTAAATTTCAACCATCGAACAACCAACCAAATATTCTTGTTTTCATTTCTCCAATCATTATGTTAATCATGTATTATATTCTTACAGGACATATCAGAGCAATTCAATCACACCAATAATTTGAAGCTTATTGCTAGAGCTCATCAGCTAGTTATGGAAGGATATAACTGGGCCCATGTAATCAATACAATCCATAGTTCATGAATACGTATTTTTTAATTACCTTTCCAAGGACTGGATACTTGTTATGTATTAATCTTGAACCCCTATCACAGGAACAAAAGGTCGTCACTATTTTTAGTGCTCCAAATTATTGTTATCGCTGCGGAAATATGGCTTCCATTTTGGAAGTTGATGATGGCAGGGATCACACGTTTATCCAGGTTCACTCTTTGCCCGTCTTTTCATTTTTATGTTAGTTGAGTTCGTTGTCAAGTGCTGTGATAGTTTTTGAAGCATCTGTGGCGTCCATGTATGGTCAATTGTGATTCAAGCATGTTGCTTTCTGTTTTTGTGCCTGTTAATGATATTTATTACTTAGTTGATATCAACTCACTTTGTGTTGAAT includes:
- the LOC140808715 gene encoding serine/threonine-protein phosphatase PP2A-2 catalytic subunit encodes the protein MSPDLAAASTHGNLDEQIAQLMQCKPLSEPEVRTLCEKAKEILMSESNVQPVKSPVTICGDIHGQFHDLAELFRIGGKCPDTNYLFMGDYVDRGYYSVETVTLLVALKVRYPQRITILRGNHESRQITQVYGFYDECLRKYGNANVWKTFTDLFDYFPLTALVESEIFCLHGGLSPSIETLDNIRNFDRVQEVPHEGPMCDLLWSDPDDRCGWGISPRGAGYTFGQDISEQFNHTNNLKLIARAHQLVMEGYNWAHEQKVVTIFSAPNYCYRCGNMASILEVDDGRDHTFIQFEPAPRRGEPDVTRRTPDYFL